A window of Proteus columbae contains these coding sequences:
- a CDS encoding class I SAM-dependent methyltransferase, whose amino-acid sequence MNTIETTDFAELYKNHMVQAERTKKEPEHWDKRAEKMAETCANPNDPYLIKFREMMDFTGAETLLDVGCGPGSISIHVADKFKKVIGIDYSTGMLAVAKRRAEQAGINHADFITCSWEDSWDALPRCDIAVASRSTLVMDLKAALLKLNRQAKLRVYTTHTVSPTFVDQRIIRLLGRDIPTLPTYIYAVNMLNQMGIHPKVDYIRSRNCQSNFNSLEQFIEGINFSVGPLSEDEITRLTNYYHNSIKNGVSLISPTRDWAMVSWDVVPESELTL is encoded by the coding sequence ATGAACACCATTGAAACCACAGATTTTGCTGAACTTTATAAAAACCACATGGTACAGGCTGAAAGAACCAAAAAAGAGCCAGAACATTGGGATAAACGTGCTGAAAAAATGGCAGAAACCTGTGCCAATCCTAACGATCCTTATTTAATTAAGTTTCGTGAAATGATGGATTTTACAGGTGCAGAAACCTTATTAGATGTGGGTTGTGGCCCTGGCTCTATCAGCATTCATGTTGCGGATAAATTCAAAAAAGTCATTGGTATTGATTACAGTACAGGCATGCTCGCAGTGGCTAAACGTAGAGCTGAACAAGCAGGCATCAATCACGCCGACTTTATCACTTGCTCATGGGAAGATAGCTGGGATGCACTTCCTCGTTGTGATATTGCGGTCGCTTCACGCTCAACGCTCGTGATGGATTTAAAAGCTGCGCTATTAAAGCTTAATCGCCAAGCTAAATTACGTGTTTATACGACCCACACCGTATCCCCAACTTTTGTTGATCAACGCATTATTCGCTTACTGGGTCGAGATATTCCTACGCTACCAACCTACATTTATGCAGTAAATATGCTTAACCAAATGGGTATTCACCCTAAAGTGGATTATATCCGTAGCCGTAATTGCCAAAGTAATTTCAATAGCCTTGAGCAATTTATTGAGGGGATCAACTTCTCCGTAGGGCCTTTAAGTGAAGATGAAATAACACGTTTAACAAACTACTATCATAACAGCATTAAAAATGGCGTTTCACTGATTTCGCCTACGCGTGATTGGGCGATGGTTTCTTGGGATGTCGTGCCAGAAAGTGAGTTAACACTATGA